A stretch of the Halorussus salinus genome encodes the following:
- a CDS encoding NAD-dependent epimerase/dehydratase family protein, whose amino-acid sequence MNVAITGAAGTVGREALLALCGHEVTPITHRDHDELEGPTLDVTDREAFADALDGQDALVHLAGNASPDADWDGVFESNIGGTHNAYEAARRNDLDRVVFASSNHAVQMHNVADPAEPESMREEARAVRPDDPTRPDSYYGVSKVAAEALGDFYADRHGIEVVNLRIGWLMDEEELRETQTADESDAARRFARAMWLSPGDCREVIQRAVDADLPESPVVAHAISWNDDRYLSLTETMRKLDYRPRDDSAEIIEG is encoded by the coding sequence ATGAACGTCGCCATCACGGGAGCCGCCGGTACCGTCGGCCGCGAGGCGTTGCTGGCGCTCTGTGGCCACGAGGTGACGCCCATCACCCACCGCGACCACGACGAGTTGGAGGGACCGACCCTCGACGTGACCGACCGCGAGGCGTTCGCCGACGCGCTCGACGGACAGGACGCGCTGGTCCACCTCGCGGGCAACGCCTCGCCCGACGCCGACTGGGACGGTGTCTTCGAATCCAACATCGGCGGGACGCACAACGCCTACGAGGCCGCCCGCCGGAACGACCTCGACCGAGTGGTCTTCGCCTCCTCGAACCACGCGGTCCAGATGCACAACGTCGCCGACCCGGCCGAACCGGAGTCGATGCGCGAGGAGGCCCGTGCCGTCCGCCCCGACGACCCGACTCGACCCGACTCCTACTACGGCGTCAGCAAGGTCGCGGCCGAAGCCCTCGGGGATTTCTACGCCGACCGTCACGGTATCGAGGTCGTGAACCTGCGAATCGGCTGGCTGATGGACGAGGAGGAACTGCGCGAGACACAGACGGCCGACGAGAGCGACGCGGCCCGGCGGTTCGCTCGCGCAATGTGGCTGAGTCCCGGCGACTGCCGGGAGGTCATCCAGCGCGCGGTAGACGCCGACCTGCCGGAGTCACCCGTCGTCGCCCACGCTATCTCGTGGAACGACGACCGCTACCTCTCGCTGACCGAGACGATGCGAAAACTGGACTACCGACCGCGAGACGATTCCGCGGAAATCATAGAAGGCTGA
- a CDS encoding MFS transporter, which translates to MSESSGGSLRLFGNREFVALASTAFARSQAYSTILIALALYADMFGTSASVEGLFGTAFAAVQLLIVLPLGRYVDLRDSKKFLLAGLALNVVVFVGFAFVANVEHVILLRIVQGFSASILWLTGTTVVGEISPDESRGLWIGTYNQVGAFSSLLGDVFGGLLLFLYDFKVTYAILSVITIGAFFAVFAFLRDNPGGRADPEEASGYETIRDLMERRAIKALVFFRGAFSVGKMAVIIFLPIFARTEFGINAFVIGGIMAGGKLTKSLTQGKVGDLTDRVGEKYRFILVGALTYAVGTALIPLAKYAEGYVPSMTLSAFGGSLALPGAFFVLFAAYAILGIADSLRLPASMALFVEEGEHFDAVGSSLSLRSIAWKVGQVGGPVMVGAIWDATSVLVAFWTAAAFIVVSAVVFAAMFTMEPAPEHVATPADD; encoded by the coding sequence GTGTCCGAGTCGAGCGGCGGGTCGCTCCGCCTCTTCGGGAACCGCGAGTTCGTGGCGCTCGCCAGCACCGCGTTCGCCCGAAGTCAGGCCTACTCCACGATTCTCATCGCGCTGGCGCTGTACGCCGACATGTTCGGGACCTCCGCCAGCGTCGAGGGACTGTTCGGTACGGCGTTCGCCGCGGTCCAACTGCTCATCGTCCTGCCGCTCGGTCGCTACGTGGACCTGCGCGACTCCAAAAAGTTCCTCTTGGCGGGCTTGGCGCTCAACGTCGTCGTGTTCGTCGGGTTCGCGTTCGTCGCCAACGTCGAACACGTCATCCTCCTGCGAATCGTGCAGGGCTTTTCCGCGAGCATCCTCTGGCTGACCGGGACCACCGTCGTCGGCGAAATCAGCCCCGACGAGTCGCGCGGATTGTGGATAGGCACGTACAATCAAGTCGGCGCGTTCTCCAGTCTGCTCGGCGACGTGTTCGGGGGACTCCTCCTGTTTCTCTACGACTTCAAAGTCACCTACGCGATTCTGTCGGTCATCACCATCGGCGCGTTCTTCGCCGTCTTCGCGTTCCTCCGGGACAACCCCGGCGGCCGGGCCGACCCCGAGGAGGCCAGCGGCTACGAGACCATCCGGGACCTGATGGAGCGCCGGGCCATCAAGGCGCTCGTGTTCTTCCGGGGCGCGTTCAGCGTCGGGAAGATGGCGGTCATCATCTTCCTACCCATCTTCGCGCGGACCGAGTTCGGCATCAACGCCTTCGTCATCGGGGGCATCATGGCGGGCGGCAAGCTCACCAAGTCGCTCACGCAGGGGAAGGTCGGCGACCTGACCGACCGTGTCGGCGAGAAGTATCGGTTCATCCTCGTGGGCGCGCTGACCTACGCGGTCGGCACCGCGCTCATCCCGCTGGCGAAGTACGCCGAGGGCTACGTCCCGTCGATGACGCTCTCGGCGTTCGGGGGGTCGCTCGCCCTGCCGGGGGCCTTTTTCGTCCTGTTCGCGGCGTACGCGATTCTCGGTATCGCGGACAGCCTCCGGCTTCCCGCCAGCATGGCGCTGTTCGTCGAGGAGGGCGAACACTTCGACGCGGTGGGGTCGAGCCTCTCGTTGCGCTCCATCGCGTGGAAGGTCGGACAGGTCGGCGGCCCGGTGATGGTCGGAGCTATCTGGGACGCGACCTCGGTCCTCGTCGCGTTCTGGACCGCCGCGGCGTTCATCGTCGTCTCCGCGGTCGTGTTCGCCGCGATGTTCACGATGGAACCCGCGCCCGAACACGTCGCTACGCCCGCCGACGACTGA
- a CDS encoding HAH_0734 family protein yields the protein MKRLIIHGNPGIRKNAIIDYDGEEVVCFSVSRQGDWHGPDEPQLWCVIGTEDEREDFAKRNYVPHWLDTESVDADAIDIVKRADELAVS from the coding sequence ATGAAGCGACTCATCATCCACGGGAACCCCGGCATCCGGAAGAACGCCATCATCGACTACGATGGCGAGGAGGTCGTCTGCTTTTCGGTCAGTCGGCAGGGCGACTGGCACGGCCCGGACGAACCCCAACTGTGGTGCGTCATCGGCACCGAAGACGAACGGGAGGACTTCGCGAAGCGCAACTACGTGCCCCACTGGCTCGACACCGAGTCCGTGGACGCCGACGCCATCGACATCGTCAAGCGCGCCGACGAACTCGCCGTGTCGTAA